A region from the Anaeromusa acidaminophila DSM 3853 genome encodes:
- a CDS encoding YqzL family protein: MMTTDMLWKVFEATGSIATYLLYRRLLLQ; the protein is encoded by the coding sequence ATGATGACCACCGATATGCTATGGAAAGTATTTGAAGCAACTGGGTCCATTGCCACGTATCTCCTGTACCGCCGCCTTTTATTGCAATAA
- a CDS encoding TrmH family RNA methyltransferase: protein MTLFWETINSAANEQLKQIRSLQQRKRRDESGLFIVEGTRAVQEALQSDWELLFLVAAEDYGQKTQLEELLRKRQQPYGRLLQVSGELLRKLGDTQTPQGIIAVVRQKHWELEQVLTMPGGGPLLVLDRVQDPGNVGALLRTAAALGAAGAILLEGTTDAFSSKAVRAGMGAVFRLPVVQKIQPEYLNRLRKEQKLALWVAALEGGRPSYQADLQARHLLLLGNEGEGASDFWQKEADGAVFIPMPGGMESLNVAMAGSLLLYEAMRQRLS from the coding sequence ATGACTTTGTTTTGGGAAACGATCAATAGTGCTGCCAATGAACAACTGAAACAAATTCGCTCCTTGCAACAGCGTAAAAGGCGGGACGAGAGCGGCTTGTTTATCGTTGAAGGCACGCGAGCGGTACAAGAGGCGCTGCAATCGGATTGGGAATTGCTATTTCTTGTTGCAGCAGAAGATTATGGACAAAAGACGCAGCTGGAAGAGCTGCTGCGAAAGCGCCAACAGCCGTATGGGCGGTTGCTGCAAGTTTCAGGAGAACTGTTGCGCAAGCTCGGCGACACGCAGACTCCCCAAGGGATTATAGCAGTCGTGCGTCAAAAACATTGGGAACTTGAGCAGGTTCTGACTATGCCGGGAGGCGGGCCGCTTTTGGTCTTGGATCGAGTGCAGGATCCGGGGAATGTCGGTGCTTTGTTGCGTACAGCTGCAGCATTAGGCGCAGCGGGGGCTATTTTATTAGAGGGGACTACAGACGCCTTTAGCAGTAAAGCGGTGCGTGCCGGTATGGGGGCTGTATTTCGTCTGCCTGTCGTGCAGAAAATACAGCCGGAGTATTTGAATCGTCTTCGCAAAGAACAGAAACTTGCTTTGTGGGTAGCCGCGCTTGAAGGAGGCCGACCAAGTTATCAGGCTGATTTGCAAGCAAGGCATTTGCTTCTTTTGGGCAACGAAGGAGAAGGGGCGTCGGATTTTTGGCAAAAAGAAGCGGATGGCGCTGTTTTTATTCCCATGCCGGGAGGTATGGAGTCTTTAAATGTGGCTATGGCTGGCTCGTTGCTTCTCTATGAAGCGATGCGGCAGAGGCTGAGCTAA